ataatgtttaccatggtcatagtcttagtttagcatgttagcaagcGAACATTCACTAATCAGCATTAACCACAAAGTACAGATGAGGCTGATGATGATGGCATTagatttgcaggtatttggtcatatgGTCAAGTATTGGATACATTTTGACTTAATGGTGGCTCTAGAAGAAATGTCTATCaaagttattaggattcatcctctggggatcatgaatgtctgtacagaatttaatggaaattatatgtataattaatttataatcAACAtgtagagacagaaaagaacaaGACCGAACACAACAACTCTACAAATTGTGATAACCAGCATGACTGATAAATAATTTTAAGTGTTAGGTGGAACAGGAAGGAAGAAGAATCAGACCTGGTGGTACTGTAGGAAGGGAgaccagttttttttaaaaaaaagattgatcATTGTCTTTTAATGATGATGGTGTGAGTTTCTCCAAACTTGAGTGATCTATCCATCATGGGGTTCAACCAGTactttaaaacataatttttcttcacagttttgtaatattttcttCGTGGCTATGGTTAATAGGAAAGGTTtgatccaatagttgttgagatatttcatacTTGACCAAAGTGGTAGACCGACCAAccaataaagctaaaaagacATAACCACAATACTGATGTCCTGAACATGTGTCACATTATGACAAATGTGTTATtggaaaaataaagacacagaaaacacatgttCATTTAAAGACTGAGCATTCTGTGTTATTTaaggaaaacaaccttctaAAGAGCTTAACCAAAATGATTAAGAACTCCTCTGAACGTGGCTTCATCTTGACAGACAGAACAACTGCAccaggaggaaagaaagaaaacccTGCTTTCTCCCCGGGTGGCTGTTAGGGATACAGAGATGGGATCCACTTGGGCTTTGTTCTCCATCTATCATGAGGTCATTACTGCTTGCTGTCATCATGAGCTGCCCGCTAGATGAAGAGTTGATCTTAGGAAGCAGGGTCTGGACTCAACCCaacttctctctgtgtttatctCAGACGCTCATTAAAGGCATGTCGTGTCTTTAAGGGCTAAATTGGACAAAGGCAAGCTAATGGCTTGATGAATGCCTTGCTACAGGTCGAGGTCAGACACATTTAGTGGCTGTTTCCTTCCTTATTAACTGTACACCTAAAGCTGGAGAGgtagcttcattttttttatatttcatgaaTCAGGAATCAAAATTagcattttctcttttaaaaggattttggatccaaacacaaatgatcagctgctgttttccaGTCCATGAATTTTGATATTCTACAGCACAGTTCTTAACCATGGGAAGAATGTGAGTGAAATCCAGGAGTGACAGAGTATAAAAAGcttggtgtgtttgtttctatAGTTACACTGTGTGGTGTGTGCCCCCTTTTTATTTCTGGCTGGTCAAGTGAGGAGGGCAAGATTTATTTAGAGGATGCAACGAAAAGTGTGATACAGAATGCCTGGATGCATATGGCATCTCTGCTATTTGGCCCACGTTTAGAGGAAGGTTGCTGAGAGGTTCACAGTGTTGTCCTAAAAGCCTTATCATGCTCAATAAACAGAGGAATCTTTGCAGAATAATAATTTCAATTGTGCAAGGTTCAACATCAAATTAGACCCATCTATTAATTGCTGCTTCCAAATATGTTCttacaaaagacaaacagagaaattGTGTGCATTAGAGATTAATTGATCACaagtgcatttacagtaaataacagaGGTGCAATCCTTCATTTCAGAATATTTTGAATATGGGATATTAAGATATGGGATATTATATATAAGAGACAATTTATGGTTTGTCCTGTCATACAGTTATGTCCCATCACTGACAATAAAACTTCAAAATTTCATAAATTTAGAGCACTGTGACAGAAAGAactgtgtcaaaatgtttgaGCAATGCAAACAGATCACTTCATCGTCATGCTCAACTCAAAAGATGATCCATACAAGGCTACTAGGTATTTTTATCTTAACATGACCTTGTGCACCATATTGAGTACACATTCTCACATTCTCACTGCATCCAGTATGACTTTCTCCATGCTGTGCTTTGTCAGTATCACTGCAGAAGGAGCCTATctaatacagtacattttaccTGTCCCTGTTGTTAGAACtatgttttataattttcttAAGTTATTGGAAAATCGAAAATCATATCTGCCTGTGCCTGCATCAGACCCTGTCACAATAAGCAGAGGATTTCCCTGTACTAAGTGGTTGCCTTACTGCCTTACTGGGCTTTCTATAACAAATTAAAACTCATAGATGGATCACTCACTTGACAAATCTCTGAGCATCTCAGAAATATTTTGacctgttgttgtgttttctctctgtgagaCCAAACAGTGTCCATACACCTGTCCTGCCAGCTGATGCCACATTATTGTCCCTCAGTTTGCGACTAATGGCCACTCTGGTGCCGAGGTGTCCCATTGACATGACCTCAGAGGTCCTCTGACTcgtgaataaaacacaaaagccTTCAGATCAGTGACAAAGGTCCTGTGTATTGTCTTTTGTTGCTGGTGACAATAAACTTTGCATTGAAGAAACTGAGATAAGAACTCAAATCCATGCTGAATACTGCTAAAATATTTAatctgcattctttctaatgttGAATAGTAAAGACCTTTTGAATTTCAGTTACATTTCTGCATTTCACCATTTAACTGAGAGTTGAAAATGATGCAGAATGATTCTCCTGCACACAGGGTTAGTAGTTCCCACCCTTAAAGATTCCTTTACTCCCCCTTTGAAGCAGCTTGTGAAATCACACAGGTCAGTGATGATACATCGGAGCATATAGTTGACTTCAAAGTGACTTTTAAATCATTTGTAGAAATACTCGACCAGTATCAACTTCATATTGCAGTTTACATGAataactgttgttttatttatgggCACTGATGCACTCCAAAAATAATCCAGTGTACATTTTAGCATCTTAAAATAATTTCCTATAGTAAACTTTGAAATGGTCCAGCAAATTGTTTGTTataaaaagtttgttttcatattttgtatGACTCTTTACTTAAATTGTGGAGAAAATGAATCACTACTAATAAGCATATTTACTAAATGCATGATGAATTGTGTTAAATTTGTTAGGACTTAATTAACTATATACAAAGACCATGATAGTGTATTTGACAGCACAGATTCCACTAAATTAGGTAAATTAAGTTTTtgtcctccccccccccacacacacacacttttttctgtgagaCGGGGGGAGATGAGTGGGTGTTGGTTGGGGGAGCACTTTCACAGTCTTGTCCAATGGTCTGTCTTAAATTAGCCATGGGGGCAGGAGGCTCCCTCCTTGCACTGACAGAAGGAGGAGCCAGCGCCTGTCACTGTCTACTGTTTCATTATTACCTGCACAGCCCTGCAGCATTCACTacacttgtgtgtctgtgtggccacatagaaacagagagacacagaggacaGACCCCAAGGCCCAAATTACCACAGAGAAGTTTATTTTTTGATGCTTTTTCTCCACTTGGGAGAGGAATCTGCCTGCTACTGCTgacttgtaaaaaaaagaaaattgcaaGGCAACTAGCAGTGGACATGGCTGGTTGTCTGCAAAATTCAGAACTCTGTAAAAAGGGAGCACTTTTGAGATGCCTCCTTGTTACATTTGCTCTCAGCTTCAGTTTTGCCTCAGTAGATGCAGAGCCATTTGACCCAGCTCACCTCTACCATCACAGATCTGGACCTAATGAAGACAACATTATCATTGCTAACAATGGGATCAGGGTACCTTTTGGGAGGTCAGTATTTCTGGACCCTGTGAATGACCTGGTAACAGAGGTGCAGCCTGGTGACCGCTGCCACATCACAGTTCTGGACAATGACCCACTGGCCCAGAAACCAGGGATGCTGACCCCTAAAAAGTTCCCCTGTTCATTTGGACCAGATGAAGTGAAATACACTCATTTTGGATCGCGGAGCCCCAGCAAGGATCGAGTGAAGCTGCAGCTTCGTTATGACTcccagacagacacagttatcATCCCCTTCATGATGGAAGTGGAGGTGGTTTTCCAGCAGCTTGAGATCCTCACCAGGAATATGCCCCTTAATGTAGAAAAGCTCAATGGTGACAGCAACCCTATTGACAAAAAGAGTCTGGAGTTTTCCTTTGAGGATGGTGTGACAAAGTGTAAGATCACCACTCTGGTCGGCGCCGGAGGTCTTCCCAGGTATGGCATTCTTTTGAATAACCCCACCAATGGCCAAATGGTTGACTGTGATGAGTTTGTGAAACAGGGCATTCGCTACAAGCACACAGCTAAAACCAATTCACCAAACAGAGACTATATTCCAATGATGGTAGAGCTGCAAGATAATGAAGGCAACACTATAATGCAAGAGCATTTCCAAATGATGGTTAGAATCAGAGAAGGTACAGAAAATACTGCTCCTAAACCCAGCTttgtagccatgatgatgatggaggttGATCAGTTTGTGATGACAGCTATTACAAGTGACATGCTGGCTTCTGAAGATGTTGAATCTGACCCAGATGATTTAATCTTCAACATAACTTCACCGCTTAGCCCTCAGCAGGGCTATATTATCAGCACAGATGACCAGAACCTGCCCATCACCTCCTTCTATCAGAGAGACATCAAAGATCTAAAAATAGCTTATAAGCCGCCCTCAGAGGACTCAGAAGTAGAGAGGATTTTTCAGCTAGAGTTTGAAATTGTAGACACTGATGGTGCTGTTTCTGATCCATTTGCCTTTATGATTGTGGTGAAGCCTATGAATACCTTGGCTCCTGTAGCGACTAAAAATACAGGGCAGCTATTGTTTGAAGGGCAGTCCAGAGCTCTCTCCAGCTCCCAGAATTTAGAGATTAGTGATGAAGATAACCTAGAAGATGTGAGAATCACCGTTGTTGATGGCTTAAAGCATGGAGACCTGACCGTGCTAGGCGCTCGCAGGAAATTCTTTACACCTGCAGATCTAGATGCCGGTATTGTGGTGTACCAGCATGACGGCAGTGATACCTACAGTGACAACATTATTTTTAGAATGACTGACGGCAAGAATGAAGTTGAGTTTTTGTTTCCCATCACTATTGCTCCCACTGATGATGAGCCCCCTATTATTAATGCTAACACCGGTCTGGTGCTGTTCAAGAATGAAGTTATGCAGATCTCTCCCTTCATTCTGAGTGCCACAGATATCGATTCAGAAGACTCCACCATTAAGTTTATCTTGGAGGCACCCTACTCAACTGTAGGAGAGCTTCTGCTAAGGCAAGTGGAGCCTCCCTCTGACCCCTCTCTCTGGAAGTTCAGCGAGACAGATGAGATGTTTGAGCAGGTGGTGACCGAATGGTTTCAACAGGATATTCTTGATGGAAAGCTGTTCTATCGCCACATCGGCTCTCACAGCACCACCACTGTGATTGATCAGTTTGTGTTCCGGGTCCAAGATGATAATGACCCTCCTAATCAATCAGGAGAACACATATTCACTATCAAAATCCATCCTGTGGATGACCTCCCCCCAGAGCTTTTCCCAGGCACCACCCTCCACATGACGGTCCAGGAGTATGAGCTGACACACTTCAAGAAGAAATTTTTGTGTTATACTGATCTAGATTCAGATGACAGGGACCTGAAGTATACCATCACTAAGACTCCAACTGACACCGATGAGAACAACCCAGTCCCCTTAGGTGAAATTGTATTGACTGACAGCCCTGACAGTGTAATTACAGAGTTCACACAGGCCCAAGTTAATCACCACAAAATAGCTTACAAGCCTCCAGACCAGGAGCTGGGCATCACACCAAAAGTGGCTCAGTTCACATTCATTGTAGAAGACACTGCTGGTAACATAGCAGATGGACTATTCACCATTTTCCTACAGCCAGTTGACAACAAACCACCACTTATCACCAACACAGGGTTCACTGTTATGGAAAGAAGTACATATATCATCACTAGGAAAGAACTGCATGCCACAGACACCGATACAGAAGATGAAAATATCGTCTTCACTGTGACCCAGATTCCTCAGTATGGGCAGCTGCAGTATTTGGGAATTGACATGTCAAACGGCGAAACTTTCATACTTGAAGACATTGCAAATGGCCGCCTAAATTACATCCATAGTGGAGAGGAATCCCTCAATGATGCCATCAAGCTTGAGGTCAGTGACGGTTTCCATGAGGTGCCCATCACCATTAAGATCACCATTGAGCCTGTTGATGATGAGTCCCCCACGATTATGCTCCCAGCTGGCCTGCTCGGAGCATCCATCGATGTCCTGGAGAATGGAGCCACAGAGATTACAACCAATGTCATTCAGGGTCGTGATGAAGATACAGATGACCTCATGCTCACTTTCATTGTGGAGGAGCCTCCCAAGCTGGGTGAAATTCTGGTTAATGGTGCTCCCACTGAGAGATTCACCCAGGAGGACATCATTAATGGGGCGGTAGTGTATGCTCACACATCTGGCGAAATCGGACCAGTCAAAGAACATGACTCTTTCAACCTTACTCTGTCTGATTTGTCGGATCAGTGGGTCGTTGGCGGCAACAAGGTCCAAGGTGTAACAGTTCACGTCACCATCCTTCCTGTTGACAGCATTCCACCTATTGTCAGTGTCGGAGAGCAGTTTGTTGTAGTGGAAGGGGAGAAGAATGTCATTACTCTGGACCACATCCAAGCTGAGGATATTGACACCGACAATGACGATATCCTGTGCACCATCATCGTCCAACCAACATCTGGTTATGTGGAGAACATCTCCCCAGCTGCAGGGTCTGAGAAATCCAGGGCAGGGACAGCCATCACTGCATTTAGCATTAAAGACATCACCCTTGGTCATATCTACTATGTCCAAAGCATCCACAAAGGTGTTGAACCTGTGGAAGATCGTTTCACCTTCCGATGCTCAGATGGTATTAACTTCTCTGAACGCCACTTCCTCCCCATAGTCATCATTCCAGCCAATGATGAGAAGCCTGAGATTTTCATCCGCGAGTTTGTAGTAATGGAGGGCATGAGTCTGGTCATCGACACACCAATCCTGAATGCAGTTGATGCTGACATCCCTGGGGATGAACTGCACTTTGAGATCATCAAAAACCCTAAACATGGCACAATTGTTCAGCAGCTCAGCACTGGCACCATCCCAGTAGACAAGTTCAACTTGGAACAGATCAAAGAGGCATCCAACATTGTCTATGAGCATGATGATTCAGAGACCAAAGAGGACAGCTTTGAAATAAGGCTGTCAGATGGGAAACACAAGGTGGAAAAAACTGTTCTCATCATGGTTATTCCTGTTGATGATGAGACACCAAGAATGACTATAAACGATGGTCTTGATGTCGAGATTGGAGAGACAAAAGTCATCAGCAACAGGGTTTTGAAGGCCACAGATCTTGACTCTGAAGACAAAGAGCTAACATATGTTGTGCGTTATGGCCCAGGCCAAGGCTACCTCCAACGTATCAGCAAGTTTGGTGATGTTTTAGGTAATATCACACTAGGAATGAACTTTACGCAGGACGAAATTGACAAACAGCTCATCCAGTATGTACACACTGGCCAAGAGGGAATCCGAGACTTGCTGAAGTTTGATGTCACAGACGGTATCAATCCTCTCATTGACCGTTACTTTTACATCAACATCGGAAGTATTGACATGGTCTTCCCAGATGTTATCAACAAAGGTGTGACCCtcaaggaaggagggaaagtaACTCTTACCACTGACCTACTCAGCACCACCGACATCAATAGCCCTGATGAGTTCCTCAGCTTCAGCATCACACGTGCCCCTAGCAGAGGTCATTTAGAGAGCACTGACCACCCAGGTGTTCCCATTTCAACCTTCACCCAACTGCAGCTTGCTGGCAACAAAATCTACTACATCCACACCTCTGATGATGAGATGAAAATGGATAGCTTTGAGTTTGAGGTGACAGATGGTTACAATCCTGTCTTCCGTACCTTCAGAGTGTCCATCACTGATGTAGACAATAAGAAACCTGTCTTGACTATAAACAAACTGGTTGTGGAAGAGGGTGAAACCAAGCTCATCACACCATTTGAGTTGACAGCTGAAGATCGGGACACCCCAGACAACCAATTGCGTTTCATAGTCACCCAGGTGCCAGTGCACGGGCAGCTGCTTTTCAACAACACCCAACCAATCACAACCTTTACCAAGCAGGACCTGAATGAGAACCTTGTCAGCTATAAGCATGATGGCACTGAGACCAACGAAGACAGCTTCTCCTTCACTGTCACAGATGGCACTCACACTGACTTTTACGTCTTTCCTGACACTGTGTATGAGACACGCAAGCCCCAGATGATGACCATTCACATCAACACAGTGGACAACGGTGTGCCCCAGATTGTGGTTAACAAGGCTGCTGCCTCACTGAAGGTCCTCCAAACAGGCCACCTGGGCTTCCTGATCACCAGCAAGGCCCTTCGATCAGAGGACCGTGACAGTCCCCAGAAGGTCCTGAAGTACACTGTGTCTGAGGCTCCTCTGCATGGCTTCATCATAAACACCGCCCTGGGCAATGACAGCATCAAGACCTTCACTCAAGGTAAGCTAATGTCACCTCATTCAGTCgcttaacagatttttaacactaatcattatttttatattaacaatggattaaaTGCCTGTGTGATGTGAAAGCAGCCACTTGTACAGAATTACTAGCTTTTCAGAGCATTTTTAGCaattttcagctcattgttttggtttcatggctcacaacttcactgttttggtttagtcTCTTCGCTCATATCAACCGTATTTCCAACAacagcaagcagctgtttttaaagaaaaagctcTCACAAACCCACTATACACTACCTGGCCTACACCAATGAatgaatactggacttacattcgTCAGGTTGTTATAACCAAAACTCCagatgaatgttaatgttgctctgtaattgctggatgtgtaaatagacaaCTGCTGGCTAACACATTAGCAATATCAGCTTTAtcaggtgataatatgtcaatgttggtTCACTTACCCCAAGtatcaaaaaaacatttttactgctATGAAGTTTATTGTGTAATAGTCATATGTAGTGATATTATCAtacatgaaaaaatgacatAGCCCTATATTCAtatcctatatatatatagttgaATAAAATAGGTTAAGAACTTGaaattatatgtaaaaataattaagATTCCATACCTGtttacacaaaataataacCAATTCTATAATCTTATAATAAACATCAATAATACTAACAATAATTGTACTAATATggaaactaataataataatagtattcagcttcatcatcataataactgtagattatatttttgtaatacATAATATTTGGACATTGCTTAAAACAATCCTGAATGCTTCGAAACACATCTCCTCTGTGGCTCATATGACTTTATTTGCAGCCAAGAGTCTGTAACTAAAACCTTGTAAAAGCAGGCAAGTCTTTACAGTTACCTTACCTAACGTTTTCAGCTAACGCTATGTATGCATCTCTATATCTGTCATACCAACAGCTGACATCAATGACATGAAGATCTGTTACGTTTTGTTGGATGGAAGCAATGCCACAAGTGATATCTTCTACTTCACAGTTGAAGACAATGGTAGGaattctttaatattttatacttGTACGCACTGACACCAAACTGGGGCCCATTACTGAGGAATCATTTGCCCAAAGGCTTTCCACAGACTTTATCTGTCTTTTAATGGCTTCCTAAAATTGaaacttcctgttttctgtCAGTCTCCCAAGTGTTTGCATCACAAAGACTTAAGGCAGTTGGCCATGACTGACACCCAGTATAGAGCCGCCATCTCTTTTCGCCCCACTGGAAAGGGTGGCAGGTTTAAAGGACAGGGGTCAAAGGGGACTTAAGCCAAACACTGACTGTGGGTTGGTAAAAGTGAAAGACCTGGATCTACCTCATGCTCTAAACTTTATTGTTAATGAACAATAGCTTCCCTTCCTTCAGGGTACTTTGCAGAGCTTTCAAATGTCCTCTTTAATCGTGTGTTTGAAGTGACAGTGTGAAATCTGTAAAGGTATGCATGAAAGGGTATTCTGTTCATACTTTCTTCTTGGAATCTgtctcatgaaaaaaaaatcattgccTTCAAGTGAGTAAATTGTGagaaaaacttgtgaaaaatgttaagAAATACTATTTTGTGACCATTATAATTGTAAGAATAATGAGAATTTCTACATTACCAATTCAATAGTATTTGCAGATGGGACTCAAATGAAAGTATTCTGTTTTGTActttctattttctgttttacaagtCGTCATCATCTTTGAATATCAGTAACTCTGTGTATttattgaatattatatttcctTTTAGTCCTCTGTCATATAATATGACCCTCACTTTTAAAATCTCATTAATATCCACAGGTTACATGTCGAACACGATAATCTTGTGGTCATCTTGAAATATCGGCGTACATGTTCTTGTCCACATATGCATGGTACAG
The DNA window shown above is from Thunnus maccoyii chromosome 2, fThuMac1.1, whole genome shotgun sequence and carries:
- the frem3 gene encoding FRAS1-related extracellular matrix protein 3 isoform X2 — its product is MAGCLQNSELCKKGALLRCLLVTFALSFSFASVDAEPFDPAHLYHHRSGPNEDNIIIANNGIRVPFGRSVFLDPVNDLVTEVQPGDRCHITVLDNDPLAQKPGMLTPKKFPCSFGPDEVKYTHFGSRSPSKDRVKLQLRYDSQTDTVIIPFMMEVEVVFQQLEILTRNMPLNVEKLNGDSNPIDKKSLEFSFEDGVTKCKITTLVGAGGLPRYGILLNNPTNGQMVDCDEFVKQGIRYKHTAKTNSPNRDYIPMMVELQDNEGNTIMQEHFQMMVRIREGTENTAPKPSFVAMMMMEVDQFVMTAITSDMLASEDVESDPDDLIFNITSPLSPQQGYIISTDDQNLPITSFYQRDIKDLKIAYKPPSEDSEVERIFQLEFEIVDTDGAVSDPFAFMIVVKPMNTLAPVATKNTGQLLFEGQSRALSSSQNLEISDEDNLEDVRITVVDGLKHGDLTVLGARRKFFTPADLDAGIVVYQHDGSDTYSDNIIFRMTDGKNEVEFLFPITIAPTDDEPPIINANTGLVLFKNEVMQISPFILSATDIDSEDSTIKFILEAPYSTVGELLLRQVEPPSDPSLWKFSETDEMFEQVVTEWFQQDILDGKLFYRHIGSHSTTTVIDQFVFRVQDDNDPPNQSGEHIFTIKIHPVDDLPPELFPGTTLHMTVQEYELTHFKKKFLCYTDLDSDDRDLKYTITKTPTDTDENNPVPLGEIVLTDSPDSVITEFTQAQVNHHKIAYKPPDQELGITPKVAQFTFIVEDTAGNIADGLFTIFLQPVDNKPPLITNTGFTVMERSTYIITRKELHATDTDTEDENIVFTVTQIPQYGQLQYLGIDMSNGETFILEDIANGRLNYIHSGEESLNDAIKLEVSDGFHEVPITIKITIEPVDDESPTIMLPAGLLGASIDVLENGATEITTNVIQGRDEDTDDLMLTFIVEEPPKLGEILVNGAPTERFTQEDIINGAVVYAHTSGEIGPVKEHDSFNLTLSDLSDQWVVGGNKVQGVTVHVTILPVDSIPPIVSVGEQFVVVEGEKNVITLDHIQAEDIDTDNDDILCTIIVQPTSGYVENISPAAGSEKSRAGTAITAFSIKDITLGHIYYVQSIHKGVEPVEDRFTFRCSDGINFSERHFLPIVIIPANDEKPEIFIREFVVMEGMSLVIDTPILNAVDADIPGDELHFEIIKNPKHGTIVQQLSTGTIPVDKFNLEQIKEASNIVYEHDDSETKEDSFEIRLSDGKHKVEKTVLIMVIPVDDETPRMTINDGLDVEIGETKVISNRVLKATDLDSEDKELTYVVRYGPGQGYLQRISKFGDVLGNITLGMNFTQDEIDKQLIQYVHTGQEGIRDLLKFDVTDGINPLIDRYFYINIGSIDMVFPDVINKGVTLKEGGKVTLTTDLLSTTDINSPDEFLSFSITRAPSRGHLESTDHPGVPISTFTQLQLAGNKIYYIHTSDDEMKMDSFEFEVTDGYNPVFRTFRVSITDVDNKKPVLTINKLVVEEGETKLITPFELTAEDRDTPDNQLRFIVTQVPVHGQLLFNNTQPITTFTKQDLNENLVSYKHDGTETNEDSFSFTVTDGTHTDFYVFPDTVYETRKPQMMTIHINTVDNGVPQIVVNKAAASLKVLQTGHLGFLITSKALRSEDRDSPQKVLKYTVSEAPLHGFIINTALGNDSIKTFTQADINDMKICYVLLDGSNATSDIFYFTVEDNGGNKLKPQPFRLNWAWISLEREYYLVDEDAKFLEVTLKRRGYLGETSFISIATKDGTAEKDKDFRGKAQKQVQFNPGQTTATWRVKIFTDQEFETSETFEIQLSDPVMAVLEFPDTAIVEIVDPGDESTVFIPQAEFKIEEDVGELLVPVRRSGDASQELMVVCYTQQATATGTIPSTVLSYSDYITRPEDHTSVLRFDKDEREKLCRIIIIDDSLYEEEESFNVSLSMPMGGQLGANFPTAKVTILADSDDEPSLYFGEPEYVVDESSGYVEVKVWRTGTDLSKTATVTVRSRKSDPVSAEAGLDYVGISRNLDFAPGVTMQTFRVTILDDLGQPELEGPETFDLVLRMPMNAVLGEPSKTTITINDTITDLPKVQFKDANYKVDESDGEVTAIVYRSGDISLRSTVRCYTRQGSAQVMMDYSERPNTDASIITFLPGETEKPCVVSLMDDSIHEEDEEFRLVLGTPKSKSPYGASLGEQKEALVTVSDDKDKPIIRFSEIKYSVREPQVKGDVAIVKIPILRLGDTSKVSVVRVHTKDGSATSGEDYNPLSEDVEFKEGEKEHFVEIEILYDGQREMREAFTVHMKPDENMVAEIQMNKAIVYIEEMDSVADVTFPAVPNVVSLLMYDDMAKTKDKPQPSNGYPVVCVTACNPKYHDFDKTGSICSAENINDTLTQYRWLVSAPTGSDGVTSPMREVDTNTFFTNTKSITLDSIYFQAGSRVQCAARAFNANGDAGLELLSPIAVISKEEGMCQPRIAGTVGAEPFSAKIRYTGPDDPDFPNLIKLTVNMPHMDGMLPVISTRPLSNFELTLSPDGTRVGNHRCSNLLDFNEIQTGHGFITDATKNPEIIGETSPYQYSAIMRSSNSLRFYRNLNLEACLWEFTTYYDMSELLNDCGGSIGTDGQVLNLVQSYVTLRVPLFVSYVFHSPVAVGGWQHFDLQSELKLTFVYDTAILWQDGIGSPPESELQGAMYPTSMRINEEGRLVVNFKTEARFRGQFVMSHPGTSVSSMVMCADHPGLTFTLALVRTEPTYNQPMQQWSFVSDFAVRDYSGTYTVKLTPCIASPNAEFSIPPVCHPREPLTFDIDIRFQQVSDPVAAEFSLNTQMFLLSKRELWLSDGSMGFGEGTDAAFSDGSMIYGRVMVDPVQNLGDSFSCSIEKVFLCTGADGYVPKYNPTNKEYGCLADAPSLLYRFKILDKAQPETQATAFGDVDFKATLAQDTPGALSLVRQPGSDGFTLSSSPLFQVAAGREWFIHTIYTVRSRENANRNIGKRSLEYLHHSLSSVEQPQSSNIATNRHRRAAPAFSGPSLSQDIGVENNRGTNIQHIALDRTDRMVVSQRQPWSPSRDRDPLLERPLLESSGRDPADTSTLPMLVGLAGLILLICLIATIVILLLRRKKREKKTQFPPYTTSSSSAYIGYSQGPASMWGSSDNSEV